The DNA segment ATCCAGCACGTCGAGGAGATCGTCAAAGAGGGGACGGTGACGCGCGTGCCGAACACGCCGGATCACGTCCGTGGCGTCGTCGACTTGCGAGGCCAGATCACGACGATCCTCGATCCGAAGGTATCGCTGGACATCGACGAAACTGACGACGAACAGCTCATCATCGTCTTCGACGAGGAAACCTTCGAGGATCAGGGCCACACCGGCTGGGTCGTCGACGAGGTCCGGCAAGTCATGCCGATCAAGGAGTCGGAGGTCAAAGACTCCCCGCTCGACCAGCAAGCGGTCAACGGCGTCATCGAGCGCGACGGGGAGTTCGTCATCTGGACTGAGCCCGAGGTCGCGCTGCTCGAGGACTAGTTCAGCTCTTCTCCGAGGAGTTCGACGGCGTCACGCACGGCACCGATCGTCGTCAGGTATCCGGCGCCGACCGACCGCTTGACCGCTGCTGCCGCCGGTCCGCGGAGAAGTTGCGGCCCGACCTTCGCGACCGCACCGTCGCCGACGCTGACGAGCCAGCCGAGCTGATCGTAGTCGTAGCGCTCGAGTCGTGGCTCGAATCCGCGGCTGCCCTCGCGGTCGAACGCGAGCAGTGCTGCCAGGTTCTCGGCTGCGACTGGGGCCTGTCTGATCGCCGTGTGTGCGGTGGCTGGCGCGAGGCGTCCGTCGACGTCCGTGACGCGTGCGGCGTCACCGAGCGCGACGGTCCGATCCGACAACCGTAGCGTCGCCGGTACGCTCGGGCGATCGGGAACGGCATCCGTCCCCGTGATTCCGCCGGTCCAGACGAATTGGTCGTACGGGACGGTCGAGCCGTCTTCGAGATCGATGGTTGCCTCGTCGGCGCGGGTCACGCCTGCGCCAGTTCGGATATCGATCCCGCGATCGGTCAGCTCCTCGCGCAGTCCGCGGCGGAGATCCGATGGGAACGACGGCGCGATCTTCGGGGCCTGTTCGAGTAGCGTGACCGTCGCGTCGGCGTCTTCTTCGCGTGCCAGCGCCGCGAGTTCGCCCGCGGCCTGGATTCCCGAGAGGCCGGCTCCCCCGACGACAATTCGACCGTCCGCTTCGAACGCCTCGAAGGCGTCCGCGCGGATCTGTCGGGCGTGATCGACAGTCCGAAGCGGTGTCGCGTGCTCGCGAACGCCGTCGAGACCGTAGAACGCGGTCTCGATACCGAGCGTGATCGCACCCGCGTCGTAGGTAACTGTCTCGCCGCCGGCGAGCGTCGCTACCTGCCGCTCGGGATCGATATCGGTCACACGCTGCTGTCGGTGCCGTGCGCCGTCGAGAATCTCGGAGAAGGGGATCGTGATCGCCTCGGCCATGTCGGGTCGCCGAATGACGCGATGGACCTCGTGGCGCACGGTGTGTGTCGGGCTGTCGTCGAACAGGACGATCTCGTCGGTCGCCGGCAGCCGTCGTTCGAGCCGTCGAACGAGCGGGAGACCGGCGTATCCGCCGCCGAAGACTGCGACTCGCATAAGCGGTGTTCGGGTCGGATCGACGTAAACGCGTGGGTCGGCGATATGCCAGGGATGAATGGCTCTGGCAGTACTCCGGATCACTTCCGCCGAGAGACCGAGATCGGCGGAGGCCAGCGACACGGGAAACCGAGCACGGCCGTCGCCATACCGACGAATCTCCAGCAAGCCCACCTCGACGACGAGCAACAGATCAAAGCCGTCGTCGAGTTCGCTCGACTGGACGATATCTCGGATCAATAACAAAGGACTGATTTATTCGCTCGTAGAATAACGTTGTAATGGCGTCAGACGACCTACTCTCGTCGCTGGAGCACATCGCCGAGCGGCTCGATTTCGGCGAGTACGAGGCGAAAGCATACCTGACGATCCTCGAACACGGCGAACTCACGGCCGCGGAGATCGCCGAATACACCGATATCCCCCAGCCGCGGGTGTACGACACGGTGCGGAGCCTCAGCGACAGCGGGCTGGTCGAACTTCGCGAGTCCCGACCGATGAAGGTGCTGGCGATCGACCCGCAGGAGGCGTTCGCCGACTATCGCGATTCGCTGTCGTCGCTCGTCACCGGGCTCAACGAGCGATACACGCAGCCGGCACGCGAGGCGGAGGGCGTCTCGCTGGTGAAGTCCCGGCCGACGATGCTGCGGTATCTCGAAGACGTGATCGAGTCAGCCGAGTACGAGCTGATGGTGTCGCTGACGCCCGACCTTCTCGAACGATATCACGAGACGCTCGCGGACGTCCAGAGCAAGGGTGTCGCGGTCGAGATCCTCCTCTCGCCGGCCGCAGCGGTGCCGGGGCCCGACGAGTTCGATTACGTCGACGTCGCCACGACCGTCCGGACGCGCCGCGGCGTGACGACGCCGATCGTAGCTGTCGCCGACGG comes from the Halapricum desulfuricans genome and includes:
- a CDS encoding NAD(P)/FAD-dependent oxidoreductase, yielding MRVAVFGGGYAGLPLVRRLERRLPATDEIVLFDDSPTHTVRHEVHRVIRRPDMAEAITIPFSEILDGARHRQQRVTDIDPERQVATLAGGETVTYDAGAITLGIETAFYGLDGVREHATPLRTVDHARQIRADAFEAFEADGRIVVGGAGLSGIQAAGELAALAREEDADATVTLLEQAPKIAPSFPSDLRRGLREELTDRGIDIRTGAGVTRADEATIDLEDGSTVPYDQFVWTGGITGTDAVPDRPSVPATLRLSDRTVALGDAARVTDVDGRLAPATAHTAIRQAPVAAENLAALLAFDREGSRGFEPRLERYDYDQLGWLVSVGDGAVAKVGPQLLRGPAAAAVKRSVGAGYLTTIGAVRDAVELLGEELN
- the trmB gene encoding HTH-type sugar sensing transcriptional regulator TrmB, giving the protein MASDDLLSSLEHIAERLDFGEYEAKAYLTILEHGELTAAEIAEYTDIPQPRVYDTVRSLSDSGLVELRESRPMKVLAIDPQEAFADYRDSLSSLVTGLNERYTQPAREAEGVSLVKSRPTMLRYLEDVIESAEYELMVSLTPDLLERYHETLADVQSKGVAVEILLSPAAAVPGPDEFDYVDVATTVRTRRGVTTPIVAVADGEYAMYATREGIEGAEDRYGVIFNRSELGFLLSGFLNTVLWTTAETIVEEPVADQFPRRYGTIRRCVSDLEQLEGTYYASIEGRDVETGEHTLVEGKIVDVLSENNWVAASLVVDTGDRELEIGGQVAALEDIEAHEIVIGRDGPPGV